One stretch of Erpetoichthys calabaricus chromosome 14, fErpCal1.3, whole genome shotgun sequence DNA includes these proteins:
- the bsk146 gene encoding serine/threonine-protein kinase SBK1, with protein sequence MSSSPLVSRAPIDILEELQLIAAQNLEKVEVSKYYEVMRELGKGTYGKVDLVIHKIRGTKMALKFLRKKTTKLKSFLREYSISLYLSPCPFIINMFGIAFETDEYYVFAQEYALAGDLFDIIPPQVGLPETVAKRCVHQVAIALDYLHCKKLVHRDIKPENILIFDKECRKVKLSDFGMTRRAGSPVKRVSGTIPYTAPELCDASKHDGFCVDYSTDVWAFGVLLFCMLTGNFPWEKALPSDTFYEEFVRWQRRRTGTLPSQWRRFTDEALRMFRKLLFLEPERRCTVKEVFSYFNHCWMLDNESGGHLTDISSSSSEEDLVDRMKQQTLSPVCGIAKSSIIMETSPHFSSVSTASSLSSTSSYERVTRETTGSRILVATPIEICV encoded by the exons ATGAGCTCGTCACCTTTGGTGTCCCGCGCGCCCATCGacatcctggaggagctgcagCTCATCGCGGCCCAAAATCTGGAGAAGGTGGAGGTCAGCAAGTACTACGAGGTGATGAGGGAGCTGGGCAAGGGCACCTATGGCAAGGTGGACCTGGTCATTCACAAGATCAGAG gcacaaaAATGGCCCTCAAGTTCCTGAGAAAGAAAACCACAAAGCTGAAGAGCTTCCTCCGTGAATACAGCATCTCGCTGTACCTGTCGCCCTGCCCCTTCATCATCAACATGTTTGGCATCGCCTTCGAGACCGACGAGTACTACGTGTTTGCCCAGGAGTACGCGCTGGCCGGCGACCTGTTTGACATCATCCCCCCCCAG GTGGGTCTTCCAGAAACGGTGGCCAAGCGGTGCGTTCACCAGGTCGCCATCGCGCTGGACTATCTGCACTGTAAGAAGCTGGTGCACCGCGACATCAAGCCCGAAAACATCCTCATCTTTGACAAGGAGTGCCGCAAAGTAAAACTGTCCGATTTCGGCATGACCCGGCGGGCGGGCTCGCCCGTCAAAAGGGTGAGTGGCACCATCCCGTACACGGCCCCCGAACTCTGCGACGCCTCCAAGCACGACGGCTTCTGTGTGGATTACAGTACAGACGTGTGGGCCTTCGGGGTGCTCCTCTTCTGCATGCTGACTGGCAACTTCCCCTGGGAAAAGGCCCTGCCCTCGGACACCTTCTACGAGGAGTTTGTGCGGTGGCAGAGGCGCCGCACGGGCACGCTGCCCTCGCAGTGGCGCCGCTTCACGGACGAGGCCTTGCGCATGTTCCGCAAGCTGCTCTTCCTGGAGCCCGAGAGGCGCTGCACGGTGAAGGAGGTCTTCAGCTACTTCAACCACTGCTGGATGCTGGACAACGAAAGTGGGGGCCACCTGACCGACATCAGCTCCTCTTCCTCGGAGGAAGACCTGGTTGACCGCATGAAGCAGCAGACCCTGTCGCCGGTCTGCGGCATCGCAAAGAGCAGCATCATCATGGAGACGTCGCCCCACTTCTCCTCCGTGTCCACCGCCAGCTCCCTGTCGTCCACCAGCAGCTACGAGCGCGTGACCCGCGAGACCACCGGCAGCCGCATCCTGGTGGCCACCCCCATTGAGATCTGcgtgtag